The genomic stretch AAATAGCCTCGGTCGTGGCACAAGCCTCTACACCAtagaacaaaacagaaaatatgtCACATCCGATTAGTCTTAATTTTACTTGTGAAGAAATATCTTTGCTGGTGTATAGTTTCTTTATGTTGTTAAACGCAGCTCGAACTCTTTCCATCTCCGTGATCGTATTTCTGATGTCTGGTCCCATGTCGCGTTTACTGTGGTTCCGAGTGTACGTGTCTACCCGATCTATGTCTTGAGCGTTTATCGTTAGACGCACTGAATGATATTCACTTTTTCTAATAAtcatatgttttgtttttgatataatcaAGGAGAGTTGTTGGTTGCTATAATTGCTGTGTCGTCGACATATCTAATGTTGATTGCTTTTCGTTGATTTTGATGACATATAGTAGTTCTCCCAGTGCTTTTctgaatatttgaatgagagACGTGACAAAATGCAACACTCTCCCTTTGACAATAATTTCTCCGTTGAGCGaattacctttttttatttttgccgTTTGAGTTCATTACATATTAGCGATAATACTGATATATTTTCCGTCAATGCCAGTGTTTCTGAGAACCTCGATGATAAGTTTTTCGTATTTGATGTTATAGAAATCCTCGGCGAAGTCGATAAAGCACCAGTGTgtgtttttgttcatatctcTGCATCTCTGAATGAGAATCTTAGGCTAAAGATTGCTTTCCTTGTACCTATCCTGTCTTCATGAATCTTTCATCTATCTTAGATACTGTTTAAAAGGGTGGTcaaatgatcaagaaattgatTTTCTGTTTCGGACaaccttttttaatttttcacccTGTATCTTGTCAGGACCTGGTTTTTTGTTCTGCTGTCTATACCTTGGATCTTAGACTTGAAGGCCCAGAGACGTCATCGTCGCGTGTGAATTTACTTGTACGTTCATCATCAAAAAGTTGTTTTGTGTAAGTCTCCCACATCTCTATGAGCTGTCAGCTTTTGGTTAGTAGACTAGATTctgtttttctctatttattgtttaattGTGAATATATAACCTTGTACACTGTGTCCGTTCCCAAACCTACCTTGGACTATGCCTATTTGATCCTCAACTATTGCccttagtttttatttttagtatgtTTTCATATACTTTGGAGATAATGCTTTATAAAGTAAAGCCTCTATAATTTGTGCAAATCTTGATGTCACCTTTCTCATGTATCggacaaataaaacaacaatatataaattaagatGACAAAGCTTTTTAAAAGATTCTGACATATCTTAAACAATTTTGTGAATAGAAAGCATAACTCCAGTGTTTCGGTTTAGTACCAATTCGATATAAGTGTCTTATTCTTCAACCTTTTGTTATGacaaataagtaaaaattattttataaaaaaaatctttattcataaataaacgaaaattaataaattatactatacaattatacaaattacaaagtattttcaataatattttcactagATCCTAGATCCTTTTCAGGAATAATTTGAGTGTTGCCGAAACTAACTCCTAAGTGATCCATTGAATCATCTCTCATTTCAAGTCCTTTTTGTGGCGACGGAATCCTCCAACTATCTCCTACTGTATCAGCTTCCCTCATCataattttatctgttttgTCCATAAGACCTTGTGAGTTATCTGTGTTTTTGAAATTAGCCGTTGCTAAGTGATCCCAATTTTGTAATCCATGTTCTCCGCTATCTTTGTCCATTGCATCATCCCTCATTTCAAAGGTTTTTTTTGTCGGTGCCATTCTCCAATCACCTCCTACGGCTTCTCTCATTGCACTTTGATCTGCTGGCTCCTCGAGACCTTGAGGGTGCTCTCCACTATCTTTATTCATTTCAAAGCCTTTCTGTTCTGATGCCATTCTCCAGTTACCTCCTTCGGGTTCTCTCCAAGTATTTTGATCTGCTTTTCTAGCTTCGGTATCTTTGGAAGTCTGAATTTCACTTGCCCAGTGACTATTTTCTGCGTTTTTTTCCGAAATCTTTTCCATCGTCATTAAAGTATGGGCTTCTTTGTCCATTTTTCCTGCAATTTCCAAATGCTCTTCTCCAGCTGTTCTATATGCTGGAGGTGGTACATAAGCTGAAGAATAACTAGAAGGAGGCTTGAATTCTGGAGCTGAAGTTTCAGGTGGAGGGGAGTAATATGATGCGGACGGTTGGTAGTTTGAAGCTGGTGGGTAATTTGTGGGTTGTTGGTAGTTTGTCGGTGGTGCTGGTTGTTGTGCTTGAGATGGAGGAGATAGTGGTAAAGGTGCAGGTGGTACTTGTGGTTGGTATGCAGAATATTCATTGGTCATGGGGTGAGGGGTAGAGATGGAAGTGTCTCCAGACTCCATACCTACTGGCTGTTTGTAGGCATGAGAAGGTTTTGATGAAGTGGATGGATGGGAATAAGGATTTGAATAAACGGGTCCTTTGTATATTTGAGCTTGAGGTCTATATACTGGTCTTGGATTATATGGCTTATAATTACCATATTGTTGAGGTTGAAGTCTGTAGGGTTGGTAAGGTCTTCCGTAACTTGCACTGGCAGATCTATAGTTGTAAGTAGGGACGCCATCTCCGTGGCTAGAACTTTCATGATAAGATCCTGGAATGTTGTGAGCATAGCCTGCTAGATTAGGCTGACAAGTAATAACCAAACCACTATGTCCATGATGAGTTGGAGTCACTGGTACCATAGATGATGGACTACCATATCCAGATCCATAACTGTAAGATTCTTGATGATGAGATGTTCTCATTGAATCCGATTCCTGATCTTTATCGTTAGActcttgattttttcgaaccgTAGAATCTTGGGTTAAAGTTGGCATTACCTCTGACATTCTGTCTTGTATATTTACAACTTTATCCATAATTTCTGCCTTGGATGCCATTGCTGGATTCATTTTTTCAGGTTCTTCTTCTCGTTCTGGTTTGGTGGATCTATATGTACCATACGAGGGTTTTGAAGCGGTACTAGATCCAGAAGATTGATAGGTTTTCACTGGTGCTAAATAAGCTGCTGATGCTGGTTTGCTTTGAACGGAGGAGCCGGAGTTGAAGGATACATCTGATTTTGAATGTTCAAAACCgccattttgttgaaaatacgGAGTTGGGTTGCCGTAACCTCCTTTTTCTGTCACTGGTTCACACACTCGATAAGGCTTTTCATCAGCAGGTCTAATTTCTACACAAAACGTCGTTATGGTTGATTTCTTCGCTCGTGTATTTTCATCCAATTCATCttctaaatattcttctatgttatttggatattttttggATGTTATTTCGTTCAATTTGGACACTTCGGGTCGACCGAACACTGTTAATATCAAACATAATGATATGTTTAAAGTTATCAAAACGAATCGCATGTTGGGTCACTATTATTTACATAACTTAAGAAATAATGTTAGATTGAGATTTTATATGCTCTGTTAACATGTTTGTAAATTCAGTAAGTTTGTTGTTATGTAAACTATCATGTTTATATTGATATACAGAATGTCACGAGAGTTCCCATAATTCATATAGTTATCATTAAATaaggatttttataaatgtataacaatttttgattcaaCTAATAAAAGGGTCATTAGAGGACAACCAatataatggaaattaataacAAGAAAAGTGAACACAATAAGGATTAAAATAAGGCAATTTCCTGTCAACGGTACTATTTAACTTTGGAAGGCATAATAAGAAGAACCAGTATTAACAGAAATGggatgatatttaaaaaaagtcgtCAATGCTTAGCTTATGCTGAAGATGTGACGTTGATAgcaagaaacagaagaaaactTGAAGAAACCATAAAACAACTAATAACAGCAGCAGAAGATATATGCGTACACTTCAATAATGACAAAACAAAGTACATCAAAATGATGGAAAGTTAATAGAATTCGAGgaagtagaaaatttcatgtatttaGGCGTACAAAAGAGGAAATCGAACTAAGAATTGCCAAAAGATGTGCAGGCAGTTTTAGAAGAATATTAACATCGAAAGAGATATCCAGATCTACGGAAGTTCGAATTGGAAATGTGGAAGGGAAAAAAAGCAGACAgagttaataatttgataaagacttaaagaaaagtcgaaacgtcaaaatttatctttcttttaaaaactatcaaaaaaactaattttgaaacagaagagacctaaaatcaagaacatttagagaaattgaagatatatatatatatatatatatatatatatatatatatatatatatatatatatatatatatatgtcttCTGATGTCTATTAAAGTCGAAttatatcaattcttatatattcaggtgaattggTGTCTACTtgtacttttgtcagatattctcgattaacatctattgaagccgattgagctTGATGTCTTTTGATGTATATTTACCAGGTATTTcgtaggtcttttttatcatgatATTCTACCTCGAAAATCTCCgaatatgaaaatttacatcatttttggcaatattttcagaggtataaattttgaattttttaactatTCGAGATGCACTTCCGTTTTCCTCTGCAcaaatgtaattttcatttctaaatcaatattttggttCAGAAGGTTTCCTGATGCTCTTCCCAATCGGATGCATTTTGTTGCACCTTGATCCGTCTTAATGCTCAGAAAAGCTAAGCTTTGTGCTTTATTACCTCGACTATAGCGTTAGCCGCCGTCGTCAGTTGCTGTTTGTCACttcaatttttagaaatattcacaaattgCCCTTGTTTATGGAATACTTCAGACAACAGTATGAGAAAACTAACTCTAGTTTTCtctcattttttctaattaattttctcatcagtaatttcattcttatgccaagaattaaattattatttgacatttttacacgattatttctgtttataaaaaatagtccATTCTGTATTATCCGAATTGTATATACCTGTGAGTTTGAAATACTTTATAAACttcatcaattaaaatatttgaaataatataaacatcaattgtaattattgtttataatttcttccATATCAATTAAATGCGAATTGAATAATGCtgaatgtgaattttttttataccgTTATAAACACGTGAAAACGAAGTAGGTTAACCTTATACAAACTATAtcaaatgaaaactttttatatattattcgaACATACAGTGTATctcatttatattgaaaacacaTATAACCTTATATTCCTCGGCAGGAAACTCTTTCTCAAGAATGATATTCAGCATcaattaaaatgtataaataatatgGTCTCAGATGGGGTGAatgattaatattaaattgggcGCCAGCTTTTCAACAAACGACGTTACAAATTAATAAGAAGGAAGAAAAGCTGGGAACATCAATtagagtaaaaataaaaattaaactatttaAAGCTATCaactaacaataaaattagctgcaaataaatctattgaaaaaaatacaataaattcgCATTAGCACAACGaataaaagcagttataaatgaaaaaccactcttatttttaaattaaaggtAAGGCAAgaacttatctatggaaatccggaatggttgcagccctcaactgaattTCCAGATGTTGGAGTGAGTTGAATTTGTAGTCTTGTGGTTGGATTCTTGGTGGTTGAAACTCCCAACCTGACAGCTATAGAATCacgggaaaaaaataaaatgaggaaggaaACGGAAACACAAATGGAAATtacggaagaagaagaaacaagtaGAAAGAACAAATTTGAACAAAAGAGGCTAATGctcatataaaaaaactgaatttatattctttaaaatataaccaaacaggaatcagttctattctattcgttctttTACCCTAATAAATACAATATGGAAAGTGTCTACAAATTTCGCTGAAAGCAAAAGgatttcatagaaatttttgtaatcacaataaaaaagcaaagaaaaattaCCCATAATGccacttttttttgtttataatggattcacacatatttatatattgctTTTGGacagttttctataaaaatcaattttatttgataatataataatatgtaaGAATGTAAATCAAATACATGTCACGTCAAGTCTATATGTACATCTACTAACTAATGTTTTTCTGATTTTCTTACCAGATAGTCTCTATTTCAATCTTTTCATTTCTTGCTCACATAAGATAATCTCAGtttgcttctttttttattttcttcataagaGTCATCTAATCTCACACAACTGAATGTTTTCCTTTTTATGTTCCCATATATTTATCACAACATATTTGTTGTATCTGTGACATCCAGTTCCAACACACCTCCTTCATCAAAGTCATTCCTTTCATCccttttagatctttttttcTAAAGTCATTAATGTGTCTCTTCTTAATATCTGCTAATCtgattttttgatttgtatattttcaCTGTCCTGTTCTCCAAATTTATTCTAGGATCGTCTGCATCAGTGAATTGTGCAATATTGTCAAGCTCGGAAATATCTGAAATTATTGTGACATCATGGTTCAGAGCttctattaataaattttcctatttttcatcaCAATTTTCAGTTGACTCTAGTAGCTCTGGATTATTACTTATTTGATGCGCATCATTTGtcacaacaaataaaacaagaaacacATTGTCAAAAACACGATAAGACTTTGGACACGCTGCACACTATTCTCTGAATACTCtccaaaagttttatttgaacaaCAAAGGGATATATACTTTAACAGATTGTAGCTACACAATTTAGTCAACAGAGAATACTAtaatcaaatttccaaaaaatatttagagttACACACAGTCGAAATGATCGACAACacgaaattttaaatgtttattacaatttttaggGCTTCTTATGACACTTTTACTTTGTCAAGaataaagaattattatttgtttataaaaaaatatatacgtCACTTCGGAATGCTTCAAAAAAGCTGCCTCAAAAGGTTCACataaattatctttattaaaaatatttgaaataaaccaAAATAACAGCCGACGTACTAGTTACTGAGGGTGGTACAGAACTGTATTGGGAAGCTATCAAAAACTAACTAGTACAACCTTTCTAGAAACTTTGGTGTCAAGAGAAAAGGAAATAGTAAACAGGTAAATGGAAAATGTTGTCATGAGTAGACTATACATTTGCCTAAGTCCCGTACTCGATGGTTGGAAACCATCGGTATGCCACATAGCAAAACCATTCAAAGTATTGGAAGATAGTCCCATCTGACtggaaagaaattatttaactaTTGAGTTGATTATTGGCCACCAGTATGCGGCAAGACGTTGGGCGTTATATAGATGGGAGGGGGAAACTTTACTTTACGTATTGTTCAACTGCACTCCTCTCTGGAAAGATTTGGAGGACATCAAAATCAAGGAGACAGAGATATATGTAAGCTTATTAGCTTAGCTTATCACACCAAGTAGATCTCCATAATCTGTTCTCCATGTCCATGAATTGCTAAGTATTCGGCTCATTAACCAATTCCAAAAATGATCATAGAATGTATGTTTTAATTTCTAAAAGCTTATGAATGTTTGTATTTAGAAAATTCAGTTGTTTGAGGTTAATTTCTGTTAATGTCTGTCAAATTCTTGTACAAAGTATACTTCTGTTCCTTGGTCTGGTATTGTCAACTTTTTGTGGGATTAGTTTCTAGAAAaagtaatcaaaaaattttttgattttgatatctGGTTGACGAATATAATGAAGAGCACGCTCCGTGAGCTCAGTTTGTATTCGTTCAACAATTATCATACAGTTTGGCATATTGAACTGAACATAGTATCCAATTTTAAACgttgtattttttgaaataccagtatacgagggctgctactaagttttaagatatggcaagATGTCAAATCTGATGTTGCAATCATAAAgtttgtcatacgagtgctatttgagttatttactgataattgaaatattcaccttgttcaaaaaatggaattgaatctCACACATTTTCTTGCGATGATTTTTAAACCATAAACCAGTGTGCTCatcaactttaaaatttttaggAGTAATTCTCAACTGATCGTCTataacataatttgaaataagttgttCATTACTTTTATTCTTTGCACAAGATTAATTTTCAGAAGGTGCTCTGGTTCCTCAAAACTTTCGTCAAATCCTTTTccatttcaataattgtttCTAAAATACGTGTAGATGTAGGATGGAGCCTCCATTTTCTGTCCGACCGCCGCCATCTAGATGATTTTGAATTTGCCTCCATCAGTACAAAGGACCTAACTCTGAAACAACAATTGCAGAAAAACTGAAACGTGTCATTTTTAAGTTgcaattaaatgaataaatgacaaaatggttttttctgCAGGGTTTATGGTGCTTTATATCAATGAATCGACTCTCATTTCAGCTAGTACATTACCAATTAGATTATGTCCATCTGGGAAAACTTAACTACTGAAACAAATAGTTCATTGTAATGTATCTGGTTCTTCTGGATTGCGTTACAATATATCGGTAGATCAACTGGCAAGAGTTAGAGAAATAACCTCTTTTATTGAATCAGAGCCATTCTGCAGTTTCTCGGTCAGACGCCAAGCTATAAAAGTTAAGGGATGGAAACAAAAGAGAATGGTCGAAGAAAAATATACGTTTAGTTATTCTTTTTCTACTTTACGAGCTGgattgaacaaatattttgtaaatggGTCACGAAGGTATCTGTCGCCTCTGCCAAGAGCCCAATGAAGTATTGAGCACATGATCAGCAATTGTGAATACGACACCTTAGCTCGTGTTGCTTAAAACGGTAACAAGTAATAGACGTAATACTCAAGAAGGGGATTTATAGCCTCCCGAATACTAAACAGTAACGGCTTGCAGAACAGATCATGAGGTGTTTGTTATAAAACAGTAACAATTTCCATGATTTAAACATGGTATGAATATTGATGAGTCCTTCGATTTGTAGTACCAGATTTATCAAGCTTATATCCTGTTTTCTAATGAAGCAAAATtcattaaccaaaaaaaatatcacagtAGTACTCAATACTTTATGTACatgtcaaaataatgaaaaaattgaaatttcaataggtACTTTTTTCTAATTTGGATAAATATCAAGATAATCCAACAATTTTTGCAACCTACAcctatatattttcttttgattttacaCATAtcaattttggaataaaaaaataaataggattgtatttaaaaatttgagtcggagtaaaatttttgaataaataatagataaacaACCAATAACTAAATTTTCCTAAAGGTTAGcaaaaatgtgttaaaaaaCAGTCAGGTTTactatgaatttattaaaatattttaaatagaagaaatgaacaataaataaataaactcacaaaaataaataaatgttcagGTATACAACAGTAAACTTGTTCATCTAATCACTATGTTCgttttccttcttcttcttcttcctctttttctttttttctttcttattattGATCTCGGCATCTTCACTCATCTGGTTACTTCGTGGAGTCGTCATGGCAGTAGTAGAGCTGAAGATTTGTGTATCCAGGGGTACATCCGTTGGAGAACTTGTATTAacaatgtttttaattgaatttggaGCTAGAGGGCGTTCTAAAGTATGTTCTTTTAgattatctttttgtttttttcgatGTTTCGAATGCTTAACTGTTTGTTGTTGAAGTTCTTTTATGTCTGAATTTACTTTTATGGGTATAATTTCAGGTTTTGCTGTAGTTTTCACTTGTTTGCACATTTCTCTACAGGATTCTCTGTACTCAgttgtttttccattttgtgGGGCTTCAGAGTAGCTTTTGTTTGATGATTTTTGCATAAAATCCCttagtttattgaaatattccaGGAGTTCTCGTGATTCATACTGATTAAAATCGGAAAGTGGTACTTTCATTTTACCTTCTCTGATATGATGTTTGTCTTTCTGTTCTGTAATTGGCTCGTCTTCAAATTGGGTAAGTGTTTGTTGCATTGAAGGCTTGTCTTTATGAACAATTCGATTGTTCGACAGTTcctctttatttttagaaatattatatttcgtAACATCATCTGCAGTTTCATAACATCCATTTTGTTTCACAGAAGTTGTTTGGTCTATTAAATCATGCtgtttgcatatttttttggaaactaatTGTTCTTGTTTTGtattaatgatattttgatattgattatttGGAATATATGACAAACCTGATGTCTGTTGCGTAATCGATTGTTGAATCAGAGGcgtatttctaatattttcatcatcTTCGTCTTCTAGTTCGGCTTCTGCTACAGATAAATCGTCATGCTGGTCTAGGTTTGAGTCTACAATGAtcgatttgaataaatttgggGCATACCCATGAGGAATAGGTCGATCGGTGGTTCTTATGACTTTACTTAGAACTACCGATGCGGCTGGATTGAATTCTCTGTGtgtatttgtaaaatatttttcgtcaTCTCCAGAATATCTCGTGTGCCTTGTTTCTTGAGCTGGGTAATGTTCTTTTTGGATTGGGTTTGATATAACAGGTGCATCTTGAACAACGAATCTTCCAagctctttttctttttctgtcagtACACGAGAAGCCCTTTCATCTACTGGTTCTTCTGGTGTTATGATAACGTCTGGAAGCACTTTAGGTGATCCTCGATATGAAGACATTTCTTCCATTTTCCAAGGTATTATTGGTTTTCCTGTATTTATACGAGCTGGTTTTGGTGGTATGTTGATTTCTTCGGAGCTCATATCCATTAAATCACCCAAGTGTCGTATGGTTTTGTCGTTGTCCAAATTTAAGAAGCCatagtttatatttttcattaaattttctcTAGTTGGTGAAAAAAATGATCCTCGGCACTGTGTTTTTGGCACTTCTTTCACATTGTACTTATTAGGAAAGAAACTTTTGCTatttaaagtaaacaaatacaCGGGTGATAATATAAACGTTAATAAAATAATGGGTCTATGACCCTTCATGGTGCGATTGAGACTTATTTTCGAATTTCGTTTTTGTCGCTCTTTATAgtgttcaatattttgaattatgatATAACtctaatataaatatgaaattcggtATTTCCATCTATGAACGTGAGaagttttgtaattaaaaaaataaaaaaaaactgtttattttccCACGTAATGGATTTTCCAATGTTACAAGAGTATTTTACGAAACATTGTAGGTCGCtggaaaaactatatttatttaaaacatgcGAGGCTcttaaaaaaaactacattaAACATTATAATATATACGAGGGACTATTGAATAGTTTCTAAACTaaagttatgaattttattaattgaatttattgatgtGAAGAAAGCTTTTGACAAAGTACCGATGGCTTAAAGATGGAAAAGTTTGGAAAGAAGAACAATAGATATGAACTTATGAAATGTAATCATAAATCTATATAAACGAAATATCAATCATGTAATTAGTAAAAAATCGAGATCAGAGCCTCTTCTAATCACAGAAGGAGTAAGATAAGGTGGCGGCTCAACATATTTATAcatgatataataaatatctgttCAAACAATCCATAAAATGTATGCGTTCGATATAAAAACCTGCAATTAATGAACATATCTGAGGGAGAATATACATACCAGATCTACAGAAAAACTTTTCTACAACACACTGAAACAGTAAAAGACTTAAAGCACTCAAACAACAAACAATGAACATATAAATAGAAAGATAGATGCAGAGATTAAATACCATAGGCGTGTGAGAGGAAACAAGATCTGGAAATTATGACACCCGTGGAATTTAGCAAAGACAATTAAATTGATGGGCTCATTTAGTAAATACATAAGATTAAAGAGCCGCAAAGGGAGTATAGGAAGCAAAattaagtaaaaacaaaaaagacctGAAGACAAAGTAATTGGTATTATACTTGAGGAAAGAGTCAAATATGGATAGGAGCAAAAATAACAGCAGTTAGTAAAAAGAATGGTCAGTTGAAAATTCAAGTAACCTGATCTCGATCATCATTTCCAATATATCCCAGCCTTGGCCTGAGCTTGGGTAATCATTGCTATGGCCGAAGCTGAGTTAAGTAGCCTGGCCCACTCATGGGCC from Diorhabda sublineata isolate icDioSubl1.1 chromosome 5, icDioSubl1.1, whole genome shotgun sequence encodes the following:
- the LOC130444509 gene encoding uncharacterized protein LOC130444509 produces the protein MRFVLITLNISLCLILTVFGRPEVSKLNEITSKKYPNNIEEYLEDELDENTRAKKSTITTFCVEIRPADEKPYRVCEPVTEKGGYGNPTPYFQQNGGFEHSKSDVSFNSGSSVQSKPASAAYLAPVKTYQSSGSSTASKPSYGTYRSTKPEREEEPEKMNPAMASKAEIMDKVVNIQDRMSEVMPTLTQDSTVRKNQESNDKDQESDSMRTSHHQESYSYGSGYGSPSSMVPVTPTHHGHSGLVITCQPNLAGYAHNIPGSYHESSSHGDGVPTYNYRSASASYGRPYQPYRLQPQQYGNYKPYNPRPVYRPQAQIYKGPVYSNPYSHPSTSSKPSHAYKQPVGMESGDTSISTPHPMTNEYSAYQPQVPPAPLPLSPPSQAQQPAPPTNYQQPTNYPPASNYQPSASYYSPPPETSAPEFKPPSSYSSAYVPPPAYRTAGEEHLEIAGKMDKEAHTLMTMEKISEKNAENSHWASEIQTSKDTEARKADQNTWREPEGGNWRMASEQKGFEMNKDSGEHPQGLEEPADQSAMREAVGGDWRMAPTKKTFEMRDDAMDKDSGEHGLQNWDHLATANFKNTDNSQGLMDKTDKIMMREADTVGDSWRIPSPQKGLEMRDDSMDHLGVSFGNTQIIPEKDLGSSENIIENTL